Proteins from a single region of Meriones unguiculatus strain TT.TT164.6M chromosome 21, Bangor_MerUng_6.1, whole genome shotgun sequence:
- the Rnf148 gene encoding RING finger protein 148, with protein sequence MLLGFSCLSAPGGMYPPGLTPSVHRSVSSRLWRLSIFLLLSFPDSRGKAIWTAHLNITFQVGNRIISELGESGVFGNHSPLERVSGAVVLPEGWNQNACNPLTNFSRPDQADSWLALIERGGCTFTHKINVAAEKGANGVIIYNYPGTGNKVFPMSHQGTENIVAVMIGNLKGMELLHLIQKGVYVTIIIEVGRMHMPWLSHYVMSLFTFLAATIAYLFLYCAWRPRVPNSSTRRQRQIKADVKKAIGQLQLRVLQEGDKELDPNEDSCVVCFDIYKAQDVIRILTCKHFFHQTCIDPWLLAHRTCPMCKCDVLKP encoded by the coding sequence ATGTTACTTGGTTTTTCATGTCTCTCAGCTCCTGGAGGAATGTACCCACCCGGACTCACGCCTTCAGTTCATAGGTCTGTTTCATCTCGGCTGTGGAGACTTAGCATCTTCCTGCTACTTAGCTTCCCTGACTCCAGAGGAAAAGCGATATGGACGGCTCATCTGAATATAACCTTCCAGGTGGGAAACCGGATCATATCAGAGCTAGGAGAGAGTGGAGTGTTTGGGAATCATTCTCCTCTGGAAAGGGTGTCTGGTGCCGTGGTCCTTCCTGAGGGATGGAATCAGAATGCTTGTAATCCCCTGACGAACTTCAGCAGGCCTGATCAGGCTGACTCCTGGCTGGCCCTCATTGAACGGGGAGGCTGCACTTTCACTCATAAAATCAATGTGGCTGCAGAGAAGGGAGCAAATGGAGTGATCATCTATAACTATCCAGGTACAGGCAACAAGGTCTTTCCCATGTCTCACCAGGGGACAGAGAACATAGTTGCAGTGATGATAGGCAACCTCAAAGGCATGGAGCTTTTGCACTTGATCCAGAAAGGTGTCTACGTGACAATCATCATTGAAGTGGGAAGAATGCATATGCCGTGGCTGAGCCACTATGTTATGTCTCTGTTTACCTTCCTGGCAGCCACAATTGCCTACCTTTTCCTGTACTGTGCCTGGAGACCCCGAGTGCCCAATTCTTCTACGAGGAGGCAAAGACAAATAAAGGCCGATGTGAAGAAAGCCATTGGCCAGCTGCAGCTTCGAGTGCTCCAGGAAGGGGATAAGGAGCTGGACCCAAATGAAGACAGCTGTGTCGTTTGTTTTGATATATACAAAGCCCAAGATGTAATACGTATTTTAACTTGCAAGCATTTTTTCCACCAGACCTGCATTGACCCCTGGCTCTTAGCCCACAGGACATGCCCCATGTGCAAGTGTGACGTTCTGAAACCCTAA
- the Rnf133 gene encoding E3 ubiquitin-protein ligase RNF133: protein MEMNLLQTGARQNKAASFWLLKFGFIWLISQNCCTASAVWTAYMNISFHVGNRMLSELGETGVFGRSSILKRVAGVVVPPEGKTQNACDPNTSFILPVNQEPWIALIERGGCAFTQKIKVASENGARGVIIYNFPGTGNQVFPMSHQAFEDTVVVMIGNLKAYFTFYHIRRLWVARIENRRWKRLTREIKKAFGQLQVRVLKEGDEEVNPNADSCVICFEPYKPNDIVRILTCNHFFHKNCIDPWILAHGTCPMCKCDVLKALGIHMDVEDGIDSLQVLMSNELPGTFSPMEGETSNEVPLPRASGKVTHILEHPTSANAGSQAPAAEETNHPSLGQRDL from the exons ATGGAGATGAATCTTCTTCAGACTGGCGCTCGGCAGAACAAAGCTGCATCTTTCTGGCTGCTGAAGTTCGGTTTCATCTGGCTCATTAGTCAGAACTGTtgtacagcaagtgcagtttggACTGCCTACATGAACATATCGTTTCATGTCGGGAACCGCATGCTGTCAGAGCTTGGGGAGACCGGGGTCTTTGGAAGAAGCTCCATTTTGAAGAgagtagcaggagttgttgtgcCACCAGAGGGAAAAACTCAAAATGCTTGTGATCCCAATACCAGTTTCATCCTGCCAGTTAACCAGGAGCCATGGATTGCACTCATTGAACGGGGAGGTTGTGCTTTCACACAGAAAATTAAGGTGGCATCTGAGAACGGAGCCAGGGGAGTGATAATCTATAACTTTCCAGGTACCGGCAACCAGGTTTTCCCCATGTCTCACCAGGCATTTGAAGACACTGTCGTAGTTATGATCGGTAACCTAAAGG CATATTTCACCTTTTACCATATCCGGAGACTTTGGGTCGCAAGAATTGAGAACAGGAGGTGGAAACGATTAACAAGAGAGATCAAAAAAGCTTTTGGCCAGCTGCAGGTGCGAGTGTTGAAAGAGGGCGACGAGGAAGTAAATCCAAATGCAGATAGCTGCGTCATCTGCTTTGAACCCTATAAACCTAATGATATAGTTCGTATTCTCACTTGCAATCATTTTTTCCACAAGAATTGCATTGACCCCTGGATTCTAGCCCATGGCACATGCCCCATGTGCAAATGTGACGTTCTGAAAGCTTTGGGGATTCACATGGATGTTGAGGATGGAATAGACTCTCTTCAAGTTCTGATGTCAAATGAGCTGCCCGGAACCTTTTCACCCATGGAAGGAGAGACGAGTAACGAAGTTCCTCTCCCGAGAGCTTCAGGCAAAGTGACCCACATCCTGGAGCACCCCACTTCTGCGAACGCTGGTAGCCAGGCTCCTGCAGCAGAGGAAACCAATCACCCTTCGCTCGGACAGCGTGACCTTTGA